The proteins below are encoded in one region of Ricinus communis isolate WT05 ecotype wild-type chromosome 6, ASM1957865v1, whole genome shotgun sequence:
- the LOC8288124 gene encoding receptor protein kinase-like protein At4g34220 isoform X1, translating into MSFSDVNLHFLVFLFLFLVLGLVPTFALNTDGILLLSFKYSTLSDPLSVLESWNYDDDTPCSWNGVTCTELGLQGTPDMFRVTSLVLPSSQLLGSIPPDLGFIQHLKHLDLSNNYLNGSLPSSIFNATELEVISLSGNEISGELSESIGGMKNLQLLNLSDNALAGKVPKNLTSLQNLTVVSLRSNYFSGYVPSGFNSVQVLDLSSNLLNGSLPLDFGGANLRYLNLSYNKLSGQISQAFAKEIAQNATIDLSFNNLTGAIPESLSLLNQKTESFKGNIDLCGKPLKNLCSIPSTLSTPPNISTTSPAIAVIPKPLESTPVTNTSSGNQKASGNQTQNGLKPTTVIAIVVADLAGITILALAILYVYQLKKKKTLNHTSTNDYLPKSEQKLQPESISTKTDQLAESRKPITWSCLPIKAEETSEESATSDSDREGSGQQNESSNQWYGSSHHPQQKGGKLVIVDGETEMDMETLLKASAYILGASGASIVYKAVLADGTAFAVRRIGESGIERFKDFENQVRFISKMRHPNLVRIRGFYWGDDEKLVIYDYVSNGSLASSSFRKPGSSPFHLPLKVRFKIARGVARGLAFIHEKKNVHGSVKPSNILLNSDMEPIISDFGLDRLVLGNNSYKASNSGRNFGSQRSTTTSQDHPITAASPHATPSSSTTNGSPYQAPESLKNLKPNLKWDVYSFGVILLELLTGRVLSERELSQWTAGSIVEDKNRVLRFTDVAIRADVEAKEDAVLACFKLGFSCASFAPQKRPSMKEAVQVLEKIPLHLSN; encoded by the exons ATGTCTTTCAGTGACGTCAATCTTCATTTCTTagtctttcttttcctttttcttgttcttggtTTAGTTCCAACATTTGCTCTCAATACAGATGGAATACTTCTACTTTCTTTTAAATACTCTACTCTAAGTGACCCATTATCAGTCTTGGAAAGTTGGAACTATGATGATGATACACCATGTTCATGGAATGGTGTTACATGTACAGAATTAGGCCTTCAAGGCACACCAGATATGTTTAGGGTCACAAGTTTAGTTCTCCCTTCTAGTCAGCTTCTGGGTTCAATTCCTCCTGACTTGGGCTTTATTCAGCACCTTAAACACCTTGATCTTTCTAACAATTACTTGAATGGTTCGTTGCCCAGTTCAATATTTAATGCTACTGAGCTAGAAGTGATTTCTCTTTCAGGAAATGAGATTTCTGGTGAGTTATCCGAGTCCATTGGTGGGATGAAGAATTTACAGCTGTTGAATCTTTCTGATAATGCATTGGCTGGGAAAGTGCCCAAGAATTTGACAAGTTTGCAAAATCTTACAGTTGTTTCTTTAAGGTCTAATTACTTTTCTGGTTATGTTCCCAGCGGGTTCAATTCTGTTCAAGTTTTAGATCTGTCTTCTAATCTCTTAAATGGTTCTTTACCTCTTGATTTCGGTGGAGCTAATTTGCGTTACTTAAATCTCTCTTACAACAAGCTTTCAGGTCAAATATCACAAGCATTTGCAAAGGAAATTGCTCAAAATGCAACCATTGATCTCTCATTCAACAATCTAACTGGTGCAATACCTGAGTCATTGTCTTTGCTTAATCAAAAGACAGAGTCTTTCAAAGGAAACATTGATCTCTGTGGCAAACCATTAAAGAATCTATGCTCAATTCCTTCAACTCTTTCTACTCCACCAAATATTTCAACTACTTCACCAGCTATTGCAGTCATACCTAAGCCACTAGAATCAACCCCTGTAACAAACACTTCTTCCGGAAATCAAAAGGCTTCCGGAAACCAAACCCAAAATGGTCTAAAGCCAACTACCGTAATAGCTATAGTGGTCGCGGATTTAGCTGGTATAACCATTCTTGCACTAGCCATTCTTTACGTATACcaactaaagaaaaagaaaacactaaACCATACCAGCACCAACGACTACCTACCAAAGAGTGAGCAAAAACTACAACCAGAATCAATAAGCACAAAAACTGATCAGCTAGCAGAATCAAGAAAGCCCATTACATGGTCATGTCTACCAATTAAAGCAGAAGAAACATCAGAAGAATCTGCAACTTCAGATAGCGACCGGGAAGGCAGTGGCCAGCAGAATGAAAGTAGTAACCAGTGGTATGGAAGCAGCCATCACCCGCAGCAAAAAGGAGGAAAGCTGGTGATAGTTGATGGGGAGACAGAGATGGACATGGAAACGTTGCTAAAAGCATCAGCATATATATTAGGAGCAAGTGGTGCAAGCATAGTGTACAAAGCTGTTCTTGCTGATGGAACGGCTTTTGCTGTCAGGAGAATAGGAGAAAGTGGTATAGAGAGGTTCAAGGATTTTGAGAATCAAGTGAGGTTCATTTCTAAGATGAGACATCCAAATCTGGTTAGGATTCGTGGGTTTTATTGGGGAGATGATGAGAAGCTCGTTATCTATGATTATGTCTCCAATGGCAGCCTTGCTAGCTCCAGTTTCA GAAAACCAGGTTCATCGCCATTTCATCTGCCTCTTAAAGTCAGGTTCAAGATCGCAAGAGGTGTGGCTCGAGGACTAGCCTTCATTCATGAGAAAAAGAACGTGCATGGGAGCGTAAAACCGAGCAACATCCTTTTAAACTCGGATATGGAGCCCATTATCTCCGATTTTGGGTTAGACAGGCTAGTCTTAGGCAACAATAGCTACAAAGCAAGCAACTCAGGCCGCAATTTTGGCAGCCAAAGATCAACCACCACCTCTCAAGACCACCCTATCACCGCCGCCAGCCCGCATGCAACCCCTAGCTCCTCCACAACTAATGGGTCGCCGTATCAAGCGCCCGAGTCGTTGAAGAACCTAAAGCCAAACCTCAAATGGGATGTCTATTCATTTGGCGTTATCTTGCTTGAACTTCTCACTGGCAGAGTGCTCTCGGAGAGAGAGCTGAGCCAATGGACAGCCGGTTCAATTGTGGAAGATAAGAACCGGGTTTTGAGATTTACTGATGTGGCGATCAGAGCTGATGTGGAGGCTAAAGAGGATGCTGTGTTGGCATGCTTTAAGTTAGGGTTTAGTTGTGCTTCTTTTGCACCACAAAAGAGACCATCCATGAAAGAAGCCGTTCAAGTCCTAGAGAAGATCCCTTTACATCTTTCAAATTAG
- the LOC8288124 gene encoding probable LRR receptor-like serine/threonine-protein kinase At4g37250 isoform X2: MKNLQLLNLSDNALAGKVPKNLTSLQNLTVVSLRSNYFSGYVPSGFNSVQVLDLSSNLLNGSLPLDFGGANLRYLNLSYNKLSGQISQAFAKEIAQNATIDLSFNNLTGAIPESLSLLNQKTESFKGNIDLCGKPLKNLCSIPSTLSTPPNISTTSPAIAVIPKPLESTPVTNTSSGNQKASGNQTQNGLKPTTVIAIVVADLAGITILALAILYVYQLKKKKTLNHTSTNDYLPKSEQKLQPESISTKTDQLAESRKPITWSCLPIKAEETSEESATSDSDREGSGQQNESSNQWYGSSHHPQQKGGKLVIVDGETEMDMETLLKASAYILGASGASIVYKAVLADGTAFAVRRIGESGIERFKDFENQVRFISKMRHPNLVRIRGFYWGDDEKLVIYDYVSNGSLASSSFRKPGSSPFHLPLKVRFKIARGVARGLAFIHEKKNVHGSVKPSNILLNSDMEPIISDFGLDRLVLGNNSYKASNSGRNFGSQRSTTTSQDHPITAASPHATPSSSTTNGSPYQAPESLKNLKPNLKWDVYSFGVILLELLTGRVLSERELSQWTAGSIVEDKNRVLRFTDVAIRADVEAKEDAVLACFKLGFSCASFAPQKRPSMKEAVQVLEKIPLHLSN, encoded by the exons ATGAAGAATTTACAGCTGTTGAATCTTTCTGATAATGCATTGGCTGGGAAAGTGCCCAAGAATTTGACAAGTTTGCAAAATCTTACAGTTGTTTCTTTAAGGTCTAATTACTTTTCTGGTTATGTTCCCAGCGGGTTCAATTCTGTTCAAGTTTTAGATCTGTCTTCTAATCTCTTAAATGGTTCTTTACCTCTTGATTTCGGTGGAGCTAATTTGCGTTACTTAAATCTCTCTTACAACAAGCTTTCAGGTCAAATATCACAAGCATTTGCAAAGGAAATTGCTCAAAATGCAACCATTGATCTCTCATTCAACAATCTAACTGGTGCAATACCTGAGTCATTGTCTTTGCTTAATCAAAAGACAGAGTCTTTCAAAGGAAACATTGATCTCTGTGGCAAACCATTAAAGAATCTATGCTCAATTCCTTCAACTCTTTCTACTCCACCAAATATTTCAACTACTTCACCAGCTATTGCAGTCATACCTAAGCCACTAGAATCAACCCCTGTAACAAACACTTCTTCCGGAAATCAAAAGGCTTCCGGAAACCAAACCCAAAATGGTCTAAAGCCAACTACCGTAATAGCTATAGTGGTCGCGGATTTAGCTGGTATAACCATTCTTGCACTAGCCATTCTTTACGTATACcaactaaagaaaaagaaaacactaaACCATACCAGCACCAACGACTACCTACCAAAGAGTGAGCAAAAACTACAACCAGAATCAATAAGCACAAAAACTGATCAGCTAGCAGAATCAAGAAAGCCCATTACATGGTCATGTCTACCAATTAAAGCAGAAGAAACATCAGAAGAATCTGCAACTTCAGATAGCGACCGGGAAGGCAGTGGCCAGCAGAATGAAAGTAGTAACCAGTGGTATGGAAGCAGCCATCACCCGCAGCAAAAAGGAGGAAAGCTGGTGATAGTTGATGGGGAGACAGAGATGGACATGGAAACGTTGCTAAAAGCATCAGCATATATATTAGGAGCAAGTGGTGCAAGCATAGTGTACAAAGCTGTTCTTGCTGATGGAACGGCTTTTGCTGTCAGGAGAATAGGAGAAAGTGGTATAGAGAGGTTCAAGGATTTTGAGAATCAAGTGAGGTTCATTTCTAAGATGAGACATCCAAATCTGGTTAGGATTCGTGGGTTTTATTGGGGAGATGATGAGAAGCTCGTTATCTATGATTATGTCTCCAATGGCAGCCTTGCTAGCTCCAGTTTCA GAAAACCAGGTTCATCGCCATTTCATCTGCCTCTTAAAGTCAGGTTCAAGATCGCAAGAGGTGTGGCTCGAGGACTAGCCTTCATTCATGAGAAAAAGAACGTGCATGGGAGCGTAAAACCGAGCAACATCCTTTTAAACTCGGATATGGAGCCCATTATCTCCGATTTTGGGTTAGACAGGCTAGTCTTAGGCAACAATAGCTACAAAGCAAGCAACTCAGGCCGCAATTTTGGCAGCCAAAGATCAACCACCACCTCTCAAGACCACCCTATCACCGCCGCCAGCCCGCATGCAACCCCTAGCTCCTCCACAACTAATGGGTCGCCGTATCAAGCGCCCGAGTCGTTGAAGAACCTAAAGCCAAACCTCAAATGGGATGTCTATTCATTTGGCGTTATCTTGCTTGAACTTCTCACTGGCAGAGTGCTCTCGGAGAGAGAGCTGAGCCAATGGACAGCCGGTTCAATTGTGGAAGATAAGAACCGGGTTTTGAGATTTACTGATGTGGCGATCAGAGCTGATGTGGAGGCTAAAGAGGATGCTGTGTTGGCATGCTTTAAGTTAGGGTTTAGTTGTGCTTCTTTTGCACCACAAAAGAGACCATCCATGAAAGAAGCCGTTCAAGTCCTAGAGAAGATCCCTTTACATCTTTCAAATTAG